In Arthrobacter sp. MN05-02, one genomic interval encodes:
- the rpsD gene encoding 30S ribosomal protein S4 — translation MANNTRARRKVRISRALGIALTPKAEKYLERRPYAPGQHGRARRKQDSDYAVRLREKQRLRAQYGIREAQMTRVFEEARRTAGLTGENLIELLEMRLDALVLRAGFARTIAQARQLVVHRHIMVDGSRVDRPSFRVAEGQLIHVHSRSETMVPLQVAAAGAHRDVLPAVPGYLDVQLDKLQARLVRRPKRSEVPVTCEEQLVVEYYAR, via the coding sequence GTGGCTAACAACACACGTGCCCGCCGGAAGGTCCGCATCTCGCGTGCCCTCGGCATCGCTCTGACCCCGAAGGCAGAGAAGTACCTCGAGCGTCGGCCGTACGCGCCGGGCCAGCACGGCCGTGCGCGTCGCAAGCAGGACAGCGACTACGCCGTACGCCTGCGCGAGAAGCAGCGCCTGCGCGCCCAGTACGGTATCCGCGAAGCACAGATGACCCGTGTCTTCGAGGAGGCCCGCCGCACCGCAGGCCTGACCGGTGAGAACCTGATCGAACTGCTCGAGATGCGTCTCGACGCCCTCGTGCTCCGTGCCGGCTTCGCCCGCACGATCGCCCAGGCCCGCCAGCTCGTCGTGCACCGTCACATCATGGTCGACGGCTCCCGCGTGGACCGCCCGTCGTTCCGCGTGGCCGAAGGCCAGCTCATCCACGTTCACAGCCGCAGCGAGACCATGGTCCCGCTGCAGGTTGCTGCCGCCGGTGCGCACCGCGACGTCCTCCCCGCCGTCCCCGGCTACCTGGACGTCCAGCTCGACAAGCTCCAGGCGCGTCTCGTGCGTCGTCCCAAGCGCTCCGAGGTCCCCGTGACCTGCGAAGAGCAGCTCGTCGTCGAGTACTACGCACGCTAG
- a CDS encoding hypothetical protein (possible pseudo due to internal stop codon/frameshift) yields MAFEVLRAVAAEDAYANLVLPASIRRHALDRRDAGFATELTYGALRGQGTYDAVLARCVDRPLGQLDPAVLDALRIGVHQLLAMRVPAHAALDQTVGLVRAVIGAGPSSLVNAVLRKVTAHDLEGWIGELVDGMTDATAIAALRHSHPEWIVRALRQALVAHGRDVAEIDALLAADNAAPVVHLVALPGLATLDDALTEGAEPGRLAPGSAYYSGGDVSRLPGVSTGTVRVQDSGSQLVARALAAVDLGNRRSDGPEQWLDLCAGPGGKTALLSAIGQDSGVHLTANEPVPHRAQLVRQALRPLPADSWTVRVGDGRDVGREQPSATACSSTPPARDSARSGAAPSPGGAGSHRTWCPSRRSSVSCWARRSTPSHPGEWWRT; encoded by the coding sequence GTGGCGTTCGAGGTCCTCCGCGCCGTGGCCGCCGAGGACGCCTACGCGAACCTGGTCCTGCCGGCGAGCATCCGCAGGCACGCGCTGGACCGCCGGGACGCCGGGTTCGCGACCGAGCTGACCTACGGCGCCCTGCGGGGCCAAGGGACCTACGACGCCGTCCTGGCCCGCTGCGTCGACCGGCCGCTCGGTCAGCTCGATCCCGCCGTGCTCGACGCGCTGCGCATCGGGGTCCACCAGCTCCTGGCGATGCGCGTCCCGGCGCACGCCGCGCTGGACCAGACCGTCGGACTGGTGCGCGCCGTGATCGGTGCCGGGCCCTCGTCGCTGGTCAACGCGGTGCTGCGCAAGGTGACCGCACACGACCTCGAGGGCTGGATCGGCGAGCTCGTCGACGGCATGACGGACGCGACCGCGATCGCGGCGCTGCGCCACAGCCACCCCGAGTGGATCGTCCGGGCACTGCGCCAGGCGCTCGTGGCCCACGGCCGCGACGTCGCCGAGATCGACGCACTCCTGGCGGCCGACAATGCAGCGCCCGTGGTGCACCTCGTGGCACTGCCGGGCCTCGCCACGCTCGACGACGCACTCACCGAGGGCGCGGAACCCGGTCGCCTCGCTCCCGGGTCGGCCTACTACTCGGGCGGCGACGTCAGCCGCCTCCCCGGGGTGTCGACGGGCACCGTCCGCGTGCAGGATTCCGGCTCGCAGCTCGTGGCCCGGGCCCTGGCCGCCGTCGACCTCGGCAACCGTCGGTCGGACGGTCCCGAGCAATGGCTGGACCTCTGCGCCGGCCCCGGCGGCAAGACGGCGCTGCTCTCGGCGATCGGGCAGGACAGCGGTGTCCACCTCACGGCGAACGAGCCGGTGCCGCACCGCGCCCAGCTCGTCCGCCAGGCGCTGCGGCCCCTGCCCGCGGACTCGTGGACGGTCCGCGTGGGCGACGGGCGCGACGTCGGGCGGGAGCAGCCGAGCGCGACCGCGTGCTCGTCGACGCCCCCTGCACGGGACTCGGCGCGCTCCGGCGCCGCCCCGAGTCCCGGTGGCGCCGGCAGCCATCGGACCTGGTGTCCCTCGCGCCGCTCCAGCGTGAGCTGCTGGGCTCGGCGCTCGACGCCGTCGCACCCGGGGGAGTGGTGGCGTACGTGA
- a CDS encoding hypothetical protein (possible pseudo due to internal stop codon/frameshift), whose protein sequence is MSLAPLQRELLGSALDAVAPGGVVAYVTCSPHHAETDAVVDDCLRKRAGFERLDAGAALDAVSVGGSLDAGHGSSAQLWPHVHGTDAMYLALIRKNP, encoded by the coding sequence GTGTCCCTCGCGCCGCTCCAGCGTGAGCTGCTGGGCTCGGCGCTCGACGCCGTCGCACCCGGGGGAGTGGTGGCGTACGTGACCTGCTCACCCCACCACGCGGAGACCGACGCCGTCGTCGACGACTGCCTGCGGAAACGGGCCGGGTTCGAGCGCCTCGACGCGGGCGCCGCCCTCGACGCCGTCAGCGTCGGGGGATCCCTCGACGCCGGACACGGCTCGAGTGCGCAGCTGTGGCCCCACGTGCACGGCACCGACGCGATGTACCTCGCGCTCATCAGGAAGAACCCGTGA
- the alaS gene encoding alanine--tRNA ligase, translating to MKSHEIASRWLSYFEKNGHTVVPSASLISSDPSLLFTVAGMVPFIPYLTAREVAPYSRATSVQKCIRTGDIEEVGKTARHGTFFQMCGNFSFGDYFKADAIRLAWQLLTSDVADGGFGLPASKLWITVYHEDEEALEIWRDSIGVPVERIQKMGKKDNYWSTGQPGPAGPCSEIFYDRGPEYGVDGGPEADDTRYVEIWNLVFMQYQRGEGTGKDDFEILGELPKKNIDTGLGLERLAMILQGVENMYETDQVRPVLDRAAALSGKVYTSAESPEDPHHTDDVRMRVVADHIRSSLMLIADGVTPFNEGRGYVLRRLIRRAVRAMRLLGVEKACLPELLPASRDAMKGVYPEVEKDFERISRIAYAEEKAFLRTIASGTARLEEAVRESLAEERPLSGQDAFTLHDTYGFPIDLTLEMAEEAGLAVDADGFRSLMLEQRQRAQADARGKKAGHADLSVFNELLGRGQTIFTGYDELTSEATIIGVLDKGQSVTSALQGEEIELVLDRTPFYAEAGGQAADVGLVTGDGFVVEVLDVQRPLKGLSVHRAVVREGEVAQGSKVTAAVDRQRRHAGEQAHSGTHIVHAALHEILGPEALQRGSFNKAGYLRFDFSWGEGISAAARSEIEEVSNIAIRNNYEVETKIMSLADAKALGATALFGEAYGDTVRVVEMNAEFSRELCGGTHVASTSQIGSLTLLGEQSVGSGNRRVEALVGLDAFRHLAAERALVSELSDMLKVPSAQLPERLSATLNKLKAAEKELDRLRMEQLAAAAGSLVDTAVDVDGVRLVAHDSGEIGGADELRTLVLDLRGRLGSEPAVVAATGVSQDRPLVLVATNEAARTAGVKAGALVRTAAKILGGGGGGKDDVAQGGGSDASRIPDALAAIRTAVAER from the coding sequence ATGAAGTCCCACGAGATCGCCAGTCGCTGGCTGAGCTACTTCGAGAAGAACGGGCACACGGTCGTGCCCTCGGCGTCACTGATCTCCTCCGATCCGTCGCTGCTCTTCACGGTCGCCGGGATGGTGCCCTTCATCCCGTACCTGACGGCCCGCGAAGTAGCGCCCTACAGCCGCGCCACCAGCGTGCAGAAGTGCATCCGCACGGGCGACATCGAGGAGGTCGGCAAGACCGCCCGCCACGGCACGTTCTTCCAGATGTGCGGCAACTTCTCGTTCGGCGACTACTTCAAGGCCGACGCCATCCGCCTCGCCTGGCAGCTCCTGACCAGCGACGTGGCCGACGGCGGCTTCGGCCTGCCGGCCTCGAAGCTCTGGATCACGGTCTACCACGAGGACGAGGAGGCGCTGGAGATCTGGCGCGACAGCATCGGCGTCCCGGTCGAGCGCATCCAGAAGATGGGCAAGAAGGACAACTACTGGTCCACCGGACAGCCCGGCCCGGCCGGCCCCTGCTCCGAGATCTTCTACGACCGCGGGCCCGAGTACGGCGTGGACGGCGGCCCTGAAGCCGACGACACCCGGTACGTGGAGATCTGGAACCTCGTGTTCATGCAGTACCAGCGCGGCGAGGGCACCGGCAAGGACGACTTCGAGATCCTCGGCGAACTGCCGAAGAAGAACATCGACACGGGCCTCGGCCTCGAGCGCCTCGCCATGATCCTGCAGGGCGTCGAGAACATGTACGAGACGGACCAGGTGCGTCCCGTCCTCGACCGGGCCGCGGCACTCAGCGGGAAGGTCTACACGAGCGCCGAGTCGCCCGAGGACCCGCACCACACCGACGACGTCCGCATGCGCGTGGTCGCCGACCACATCCGGTCCTCGCTCATGCTCATCGCCGACGGCGTCACCCCCTTCAACGAGGGCCGCGGCTACGTGCTGCGCCGCCTCATCCGCCGCGCCGTGCGTGCCATGCGCCTCCTCGGCGTGGAGAAGGCCTGCCTGCCGGAGCTGCTGCCGGCATCACGCGATGCGATGAAGGGCGTCTACCCGGAGGTCGAGAAGGACTTCGAGCGCATCAGCCGCATCGCCTACGCGGAGGAGAAGGCATTCCTGCGCACCATCGCCTCGGGTACCGCACGGCTCGAGGAAGCCGTCCGGGAGTCGCTCGCCGAGGAACGCCCCCTGTCCGGCCAGGACGCCTTCACGCTGCACGACACCTACGGTTTCCCGATCGACCTGACCCTCGAGATGGCCGAGGAGGCGGGGCTGGCAGTGGACGCCGACGGCTTCCGCTCGCTCATGCTCGAGCAGCGCCAGCGCGCCCAGGCGGATGCCCGCGGCAAGAAGGCCGGCCACGCCGACCTCTCGGTCTTCAACGAACTGCTCGGACGCGGCCAGACGATCTTCACCGGCTACGACGAGCTCACGTCCGAGGCGACGATCATCGGCGTGCTCGACAAGGGCCAGTCCGTCACCAGTGCGCTGCAGGGCGAGGAGATCGAACTCGTCCTCGACCGGACGCCCTTCTACGCGGAGGCGGGCGGCCAGGCCGCCGACGTCGGACTCGTCACGGGTGACGGGTTCGTCGTCGAGGTGCTGGACGTCCAGCGGCCCCTCAAGGGCCTCAGCGTCCACCGCGCCGTCGTGCGCGAGGGCGAGGTCGCCCAGGGCTCGAAGGTCACCGCGGCCGTGGACCGGCAGCGGCGCCACGCGGGGGAGCAGGCCCACTCGGGAACGCACATCGTCCACGCCGCCCTGCACGAGATCCTCGGCCCCGAGGCACTCCAGCGCGGGTCCTTCAACAAGGCCGGGTATCTGCGCTTCGACTTCTCCTGGGGTGAGGGCATCAGCGCCGCGGCCCGCTCGGAGATCGAGGAGGTCTCCAACATCGCGATCCGCAACAACTACGAGGTCGAGACGAAGATCATGTCCCTCGCGGATGCCAAGGCCCTCGGCGCCACGGCTCTCTTCGGCGAGGCGTACGGCGACACCGTCCGGGTGGTCGAGATGAACGCCGAGTTCTCCCGCGAGCTGTGCGGCGGCACACACGTGGCGTCCACGTCGCAGATCGGCAGCCTGACGCTCCTCGGTGAGCAGTCCGTCGGATCCGGCAACCGGCGCGTGGAGGCGCTCGTCGGGCTCGACGCGTTCCGGCATCTCGCCGCCGAGCGCGCCCTCGTCTCCGAGCTCTCCGACATGCTGAAGGTGCCGTCGGCCCAGCTGCCCGAGCGCCTCTCCGCCACGCTGAACAAGCTCAAGGCCGCGGAGAAGGAGCTCGACCGGCTCCGCATGGAACAGCTCGCCGCGGCCGCGGGATCGCTCGTCGACACGGCCGTCGACGTCGACGGCGTGCGCCTCGTCGCGCACGACTCCGGCGAGATCGGCGGCGCGGACGAACTGCGGACGCTCGTGCTGGACCTGCGCGGGCGCCTGGGGTCCGAGCCGGCCGTGGTCGCCGCGACCGGCGTCTCGCAGGACCGCCCGCTCGTGCTCGTCGCGACCAACGAGGCGGCGCGGACCGCCGGCGTGAAGGCCGGAGCGCTGGTCCGCACGGCCGCGAAGATCCTCGGCGGCGGCGGCGGAGGCAAGGACGACGTCGCGCAGGGTGGCGGTTCGGACGCCTCGCGCATCCCCGACGCACTCGCCGCCATCCGCACGGCTGTGGCAGAACGCTGA
- a CDS encoding hypothetical protein (possible pseudo due to frameshift), producing MCRGQGAGLAAPQVGVGLQVFTYRVDGAEGHVVNPVLELAGPSQGESDVEGCLSVPGLGSFVDRTDWARVTGQDLTGREITVEGTGMLARALQHETDHLRGTLYIDRLEGEDRRNALRAIRSADYRSVTSRTAAERSRSLGSSFTPGAASTPGGAGTFGRTTR from the coding sequence ATGTGCAGGGGGCAGGGGGCAGGGCTCGCCGCGCCGCAGGTGGGGGTCGGGCTGCAGGTGTTCACCTACCGCGTCGACGGGGCAGAGGGGCACGTGGTGAATCCGGTCCTCGAGCTCGCAGGCCCCTCCCAGGGGGAGTCCGACGTCGAAGGCTGCCTGTCCGTCCCGGGCCTCGGAAGCTTCGTGGACAGGACGGACTGGGCCCGCGTCACCGGACAGGACCTGACCGGCAGGGAGATCACCGTGGAAGGGACCGGCATGCTGGCCCGAGCGCTGCAGCACGAGACGGACCACCTGCGCGGGACCCTCTACATCGACCGGCTCGAGGGGGAGGACCGCCGGAACGCCCTTCGGGCGATCCGCAGCGCCGACTACAGGAGCGTCACGTCCCGCACGGCCGCGGAGCGGTCCCGGTCGCTCGGTTCGAGCTTCACGCCAGGTGCGGCATCGACCCCGGGTGGCGCGGGTACCTTCGGCCGGACCACCCGGTGA
- the rpe gene encoding ribulose-phosphate 3-epimerase: MTHLRINASILSADFVNLEAELQRIASADAVHVDVMDNHFVPNLTLGLPVVRRIQQVSPLPLDVHLMIEDADRWAPQYAEAGAASVTFHAEAAAAPVKLARELRGAGSKAGMALRPATPVEPYLDMLGELDMLLVMTVEPGFGGQSFLDLTLPKIRRAADAIRGVGLPLVIQVDGGISEETILRAAEAGATVFVAGSSVYGADDAASAISALRSAASRPA, from the coding sequence ATGACGCATCTCCGGATCAACGCGAGCATCCTCTCGGCGGACTTCGTGAACCTGGAGGCCGAGCTGCAGCGCATCGCGTCCGCCGACGCGGTGCACGTGGACGTCATGGACAACCACTTCGTGCCGAACCTCACCCTCGGCCTGCCGGTGGTCAGGCGGATCCAGCAGGTCAGTCCGCTGCCGCTCGACGTGCACCTGATGATCGAGGACGCGGACCGCTGGGCGCCGCAGTACGCCGAGGCCGGAGCGGCGTCCGTGACCTTCCACGCGGAGGCGGCGGCAGCGCCGGTCAAGCTCGCGCGCGAGCTCCGCGGCGCGGGATCGAAGGCGGGCATGGCACTCCGGCCCGCGACGCCGGTGGAGCCGTACCTGGACATGCTCGGTGAGCTCGACATGCTGCTCGTCATGACGGTGGAACCGGGATTCGGGGGACAGTCCTTCCTCGATCTCACGCTGCCCAAGATCCGCCGTGCCGCGGACGCCATCCGCGGTGTAGGTCTGCCGCTGGTCATCCAGGTCGACGGCGGCATCTCGGAGGAGACGATCCTCCGCGCGGCCGAGGCCGGCGCCACGGTCTTCGTCGCGGGGTCCTCGGTCTACGGGGCGGACGACGCCGCGTCCGCCATCTCCGCCCTGCGCTCGGCGGCCTCCCGGCCTGCCTGA
- a CDS encoding cell division protein ZapE produces MPAIEHLTARTPKVSVDELLGGFYPSPRFGEVSFDTYRPDPQQPSQSAAVTKLREFASSVGEPEPSGLRRLFGGGRKTTTRAGIYLDGGFGVGKTHLLASLWHASTGRKAFGTFVEYTNLVGALSFRKTVDALSGYSLVCIDEFELDDPGDTVLMSRLMRELADAGVKLAATSNTLPGSLGDGRFAAEDFQREIQVLADQFEVARIDGEDYRHRGLPQAPAALDDAALRERIDAYSGGVLAEDDFGNLVRHLADVHPSRYRQLLDGIDAVAWHNVETITEQSVALRFVVLADRLYDRDVPIMASGTTFDHLFTEEMMGGGYMKKYYRAVSRLTALARQGSDVAH; encoded by the coding sequence GTGCCAGCCATCGAACACCTCACAGCGCGTACCCCGAAGGTCTCCGTCGATGAGTTGCTGGGCGGTTTCTATCCGTCGCCCCGCTTCGGCGAGGTGTCCTTCGACACGTATCGCCCGGATCCCCAGCAGCCGTCGCAGTCGGCCGCCGTGACCAAGCTGCGCGAGTTCGCCTCGTCCGTGGGCGAGCCGGAGCCCTCGGGACTCCGCAGACTGTTCGGCGGGGGCAGGAAGACCACCACGCGGGCAGGGATCTACCTCGACGGCGGATTCGGTGTCGGCAAGACGCACCTGCTCGCATCGCTCTGGCATGCATCCACGGGTCGGAAGGCGTTCGGCACCTTCGTCGAGTACACGAACCTCGTCGGTGCGCTGAGCTTCCGCAAGACCGTCGACGCGCTGAGCGGCTACAGCCTCGTGTGCATCGACGAGTTCGAACTGGACGATCCCGGGGACACGGTGCTGATGTCCCGGCTGATGCGCGAACTGGCCGACGCCGGCGTCAAGCTCGCAGCGACGTCGAACACCCTTCCCGGGTCGCTCGGGGACGGTCGCTTCGCCGCGGAGGACTTCCAGCGCGAGATCCAGGTCCTCGCGGACCAGTTCGAGGTTGCCAGGATCGACGGCGAGGACTACCGCCACCGGGGGCTGCCACAGGCTCCCGCAGCGCTCGACGACGCCGCGCTGCGCGAGCGCATCGACGCCTACTCCGGCGGCGTCCTGGCGGAGGACGACTTCGGGAACCTGGTCCGGCATCTCGCCGACGTCCACCCGAGCCGGTACCGGCAGCTCCTAGACGGGATCGACGCCGTCGCCTGGCACAACGTGGAGACGATCACCGAGCAGTCCGTCGCCCTGCGGTTCGTGGTCCTGGCCGACCGGCTCTATGACCGCGACGTGCCGATCATGGCGAGCGGGACGACGTTCGACCACCTCTTCACCGAGGAGATGATGGGCGGCGGCTACATGAAGAAGTACTACCGAGCGGTCTCCCGCCTCACGGCCCTCGCGCGGCAGGGGAGCGACGTCGCCCACTAG
- a CDS encoding putative pre-16S rRNA nuclease has protein sequence MTDDGAGAATGFPDAAPYPRGPKLGVDVGQVRVGLAGCDRDGLLATPIRTLKRDARKNSDVRILVREAVERGVVQIVVGLPRNLSGREGASADMARTYAGLVADELLRQSHPVPVRLVDERLSTVSAHRSLRAAGLSSREHRKVVDQVAAVEILQHAIDMQRSRGRDVGDPVAVREAEVAQDLPPTPTEEPVIKDSSSSTREPES, from the coding sequence ATGACGGACGACGGGGCGGGAGCGGCGACCGGATTCCCGGACGCCGCCCCCTACCCCCGCGGTCCGAAGCTCGGCGTGGATGTCGGACAGGTCCGCGTGGGGCTCGCCGGCTGCGACCGGGACGGGCTGCTGGCCACCCCCATCCGGACGCTCAAGCGCGACGCGCGCAAGAACAGCGACGTCCGGATCCTGGTCCGGGAAGCCGTGGAGCGCGGTGTCGTCCAGATCGTCGTGGGCCTTCCGAGGAACCTCAGCGGCCGGGAGGGCGCGTCCGCCGACATGGCCCGGACCTATGCCGGCCTGGTGGCCGACGAATTGCTCCGCCAGTCCCACCCGGTGCCGGTACGCTTGGTGGACGAACGGCTGAGCACCGTATCGGCCCACCGTTCGCTCCGCGCGGCTGGTCTGAGCAGCCGTGAGCATCGTAAAGTGGTGGATCAGGTGGCCGCTGTCGAAATTCTCCAGCACGCCATCGACATGCAACGGTCACGTGGACGGGACGTGGGGGATCCGGTTGCTGTGCGTGAGGCAGAGGTCGCTCAGGACCTCCCGCCGACCCCTACAGAGGAGCCAGTTATCAAGGACAGTTCGTCGAGCACGAGGGAACCGGAGTCATGA
- a CDS encoding hypothetical protein (possible pseudo due to frameshift), whose amino-acid sequence MPKHGWINLHFSVLPAWRGAAPVQHAVLAGDDVTGATTFRLEEGLDTGPVFGVMTETLEPQATSGEVLERLSHSGAVLLVQTLSGIASGRLEAAPQSGEPSFAPKLGIDDARIDWSEPAVAVRRRINAVTPEPGAWTTLEGQRVKLGPVSPAAGDPGGVTGQPAAAGRPAPGALQVVDREVRVWTGTEPVVLGSVQPAGKKMMKALDWARGATRGELVFE is encoded by the coding sequence GTGCCGAAGCACGGCTGGATCAACCTGCACTTCTCGGTCCTGCCGGCATGGCGGGGTGCCGCCCCGGTGCAGCACGCGGTCCTCGCGGGGGACGACGTCACCGGTGCCACGACGTTCCGCCTCGAGGAGGGACTCGACACCGGTCCCGTCTTCGGCGTGATGACCGAGACGCTCGAACCGCAGGCCACGAGCGGTGAGGTCCTCGAGCGCCTCTCGCACAGCGGTGCCGTCCTGCTCGTGCAGACCCTCTCCGGCATCGCCTCCGGACGGTTGGAGGCCGCGCCGCAGTCGGGCGAACCGAGCTTCGCTCCGAAACTGGGGATCGACGACGCCCGCATCGACTGGTCGGAACCCGCCGTCGCCGTCCGGCGCCGCATCAACGCCGTCACCCCCGAGCCCGGCGCATGGACCACGCTCGAGGGGCAGCGCGTGAAACTCGGCCCCGTCTCGCCTGCCGCGGGAGACCCCGGCGGGGTGACCGGGCAGCCGGCCGCCGCGGGCCGACCCGCGCCCGGCGCGCTGCAGGTCGTGGACCGGGAGGTCCGGGTCTGGACAGGCACGGAGCCGGTGGTGCTCGGCAGCGTCCAGCCGGCGGGCAAGAAGATGATGAAGGCCCTCGACTGGGCACGAGGCGCGACGCGCGGAGAGCTGGTGTTCGAGTGA
- a CDS encoding ATPase AAA: MAHSNVDTVNDLFSAAADDDETVTDGGSGAPGAVRPRSPLAVRMRPRTLDEVVGQQHLLGSGSPLRTLAGEHDPGAHAAPSSVILWGPPGTGKTTLAHVIARGRGRKFVELSAITAGVKDVRRVMDEALTSRDLYRQTTVLFLDEIHRFNKAQQDALLPGVENGWVVLIAATTENPSFSVVSPLLSRSLLQTLRPLDEADVRGLLERAVDDERGLAGTVEVSGEALEHLVRLAAGDARRGLTALEAAAGVARSERDTQAPGHHPGRPEGEETGGSEDGDDEGQDALPVLVTLEHAEKAVDVAALRYDRAGDQHYDVASAFIKSLRGSDVDAALHYAARMLEAGEDPRFIARRLMISASEDVGMADPTALQTAVAAAQAVQLVGMPEARIILAEAVVHIATAPKSNAAYNGINAAIADVRAGRGQGIPAHLRDAHYPGASQLGHGKGYVYSHDEPHGIALQQYAPDDLVGRDYYAPTDRGAERDIGSRLTRLRRIIRGT, encoded by the coding sequence GTGGCCCACAGTAACGTTGACACCGTGAATGATCTATTCAGTGCGGCGGCGGACGACGACGAGACCGTCACCGACGGCGGTTCCGGCGCACCGGGCGCGGTACGGCCGCGCAGCCCTCTCGCCGTCCGCATGCGCCCGCGCACCCTCGACGAGGTGGTCGGGCAGCAGCACCTGCTCGGCTCCGGCTCACCCCTCCGGACGCTCGCCGGCGAGCACGATCCCGGTGCGCACGCCGCGCCGTCGTCCGTGATCCTGTGGGGCCCGCCGGGAACCGGCAAGACGACGCTCGCCCATGTGATCGCGCGCGGTCGGGGCCGGAAGTTCGTCGAACTCTCAGCGATCACCGCGGGGGTCAAGGACGTGCGGCGCGTCATGGACGAGGCGCTGACCTCGCGCGACCTGTACCGGCAGACCACAGTGCTGTTCCTCGACGAGATCCACCGGTTCAACAAGGCCCAGCAGGATGCCCTGCTGCCGGGCGTGGAGAACGGCTGGGTCGTGCTGATCGCCGCGACCACCGAGAACCCGTCCTTCTCGGTGGTGTCGCCGCTGCTCTCCCGCTCGCTCCTGCAGACCCTCCGGCCACTCGACGAAGCTGACGTCCGGGGCCTGCTCGAGCGGGCCGTCGACGACGAACGCGGACTCGCCGGGACCGTCGAGGTCTCCGGGGAAGCGCTCGAGCACCTCGTCCGCCTGGCCGCAGGAGACGCCCGGCGCGGGCTCACGGCGCTGGAAGCGGCTGCCGGCGTCGCCCGGTCGGAGCGGGACACGCAGGCTCCCGGGCATCACCCGGGCCGTCCGGAGGGCGAGGAGACGGGCGGAAGCGAGGACGGGGACGACGAGGGGCAGGATGCGCTGCCCGTGCTGGTGACGCTCGAGCACGCGGAGAAGGCGGTCGACGTCGCGGCCCTGCGCTACGACCGCGCCGGTGACCAGCACTACGACGTCGCGAGCGCCTTCATCAAGTCGCTCCGCGGATCCGACGTCGACGCGGCGCTGCACTATGCGGCACGCATGCTGGAGGCCGGCGAGGACCCGAGGTTCATCGCACGGCGGCTCATGATCTCCGCGTCCGAGGATGTCGGCATGGCCGATCCGACGGCCCTGCAGACCGCCGTCGCCGCTGCGCAGGCCGTGCAGCTCGTCGGCATGCCGGAGGCGCGCATCATCCTCGCGGAAGCCGTGGTGCACATCGCGACGGCGCCGAAATCGAACGCGGCCTACAACGGCATCAACGCAGCGATCGCCGACGTGCGGGCGGGGCGCGGCCAGGGGATCCCGGCGCACCTGCGGGATGCACACTATCCGGGGGCGTCGCAGCTCGGACACGGGAAGGGGTACGTGTACTCGCACGACGAGCCCCACGGCATCGCGCTGCAGCAGTACGCCCCGGACGACCTCGTGGGGCGCGACTACTACGCGCCGACGGACAGGGGCGCCGAGCGGGACATCGGCTCGCGCCTGACCCGCCTGCGCCGCATCATCCGCGGGACGTAG